The following coding sequences lie in one Listeria ivanovii subsp. londoniensis genomic window:
- a CDS encoding ArsR/SmtB family transcription factor — MENAKQSLDEETLFSVTQIFKALSDPTRVQILNLLQDREYSVNEIARTLSFNQTTVSHQLRFLKNLRLVKSRRAGTTIYYMQDDNHVLELLTQAIRHVHHH, encoded by the coding sequence ATGGAAAACGCAAAACAATCATTAGATGAAGAAACGCTTTTTAGTGTGACACAAATTTTCAAGGCGCTTTCTGATCCAACTCGCGTCCAGATTTTAAATTTATTACAAGATAGAGAGTACTCCGTGAATGAGATTGCACGTACCTTATCTTTCAATCAGACGACCGTTTCACATCAACTACGGTTTTTGAAAAATTTAAGGCTTGTAAAGTCAAGACGAGCAGGAACTACCATTTATTATATGCAAGATGATAATCACGTATTAGAATTATTAACGCAAGCAATTCGCCACGTACATCATCACTAA
- the phoU gene encoding phosphate signaling complex protein PhoU, with protein sequence MVVRKIFTEQLNDLHQHLMEMGMLANEAIFKAVKSLVHRDTELAKQVVAEDKAINNMELSLEQRSFELIALQQPVGMDLRKIVTVLKTSSDLERIGDHAVSIAKTAILIGESKVLKPIPEIPEMGEIVKSMLQEVLKAYLSEDEAAAREIAIRDNEVDKLHKIVYQKCITFMQEEPEHIEDVSQLLLVSQYIERIGDYVTNVCEWIVYLKSGEIEDLNR encoded by the coding sequence ATGGTAGTTAGAAAAATTTTTACCGAACAACTTAATGATTTGCACCAACACTTAATGGAAATGGGTATGCTTGCTAATGAAGCCATTTTTAAAGCGGTAAAGTCGTTAGTTCATAGAGATACCGAACTGGCCAAACAAGTAGTAGCAGAAGACAAAGCGATTAACAATATGGAGTTATCTTTAGAACAACGCTCTTTTGAATTGATTGCCTTACAACAACCTGTTGGGATGGATTTGCGGAAAATCGTGACCGTTTTGAAAACAAGCTCGGATTTAGAACGTATTGGCGACCACGCAGTAAGTATTGCCAAAACAGCCATTTTAATTGGGGAAAGTAAAGTGTTAAAGCCAATTCCAGAAATTCCGGAAATGGGTGAAATTGTAAAATCCATGTTGCAAGAGGTATTAAAAGCATATCTTTCAGAAGACGAAGCTGCAGCACGCGAAATTGCGATTCGCGATAATGAAGTAGATAAGCTTCACAAAATTGTCTACCAAAAATGCATTACTTTTATGCAAGAAGAGCCGGAACATATTGAAGATGTTTCTCAATTGCTACTAGTTTCTCAGTACATTGAACGAATTGGCGACTACGTAACGAATGTATGCGAATGGATTGTTTACCTTAAAAGTGGCGAAATTGAAGATTTAAATCGATGA
- a CDS encoding DUF4097 family beta strand repeat-containing protein codes for MDKKLRRSRVDRKVGGVFGGLAEFLGIDATILRLIYIVITIITMKTGIAIIAYIIALFVIPSADTSNEEVMERHRRRVDEKRRRHTGRNEARQEVREAMRERHHHVNRNKNNHPHNHPRRKEERPRPVREFNFDNVTFRSFTIRVATGDVIIRSWDKDQMKVRAVLAVHEKARSIRQLSEEKIWDYFFSQTMLDISPDSFTFESKNELLKTDLVVTIPKRLYEQVKIQLLNGNLKYDDTAAEDAIIKTRHGDIRSSGASGKFLSTESADGEIFFKRSTVENVDMSTAKGDIALQGNFHTSIVKAAQGDVEYILENETSSAADLSAPNGDIRIQIPPTWNVDGTLGTKKEKIYFDLKNAKIWDDAERTFVFTQNAEEISMATLQAKVGNGIIKVSELENKSV; via the coding sequence ATGGATAAAAAACTAAGAAGATCAAGAGTAGACCGGAAAGTCGGTGGTGTGTTTGGTGGTTTGGCTGAGTTTTTAGGTATCGATGCCACAATATTACGACTTATATATATCGTAATTACCATTATTACGATGAAAACTGGTATTGCAATTATCGCTTATATCATTGCCTTGTTTGTGATTCCTTCCGCTGATACAAGTAATGAAGAAGTTATGGAACGGCACCGTCGCCGTGTGGATGAAAAAAGAAGACGCCACACTGGACGTAATGAGGCTAGACAGGAAGTGCGAGAAGCAATGAGAGAAAGACATCACCATGTGAATAGAAATAAGAATAATCATCCTCATAACCATCCAAGAAGAAAAGAAGAACGGCCACGTCCAGTAAGAGAATTTAATTTTGATAATGTGACTTTTCGTTCTTTCACAATCAGAGTAGCTACTGGGGATGTCATTATCCGTTCATGGGATAAAGATCAAATGAAAGTTCGTGCTGTATTAGCGGTACATGAAAAAGCGCGTTCTATTCGTCAATTAAGTGAAGAAAAAATATGGGATTACTTCTTTAGCCAAACAATGCTTGATATTTCCCCAGATAGCTTCACTTTTGAATCAAAAAATGAATTGCTGAAAACAGACTTAGTTGTTACCATTCCCAAACGTTTATATGAACAAGTGAAAATCCAATTACTAAATGGTAACTTAAAATACGATGATACAGCGGCAGAAGATGCTATCATCAAAACACGTCACGGAGACATTCGTTCATCAGGAGCTAGTGGTAAATTTCTTAGCACAGAATCTGCGGATGGAGAAATTTTCTTCAAACGTAGTACTGTTGAAAATGTGGATATGTCAACGGCTAAAGGAGATATAGCGCTTCAAGGTAATTTCCATACGTCAATTGTTAAAGCAGCTCAGGGGGATGTCGAGTATATTTTAGAAAACGAAACTTCCTCAGCAGCAGATCTATCAGCCCCAAATGGTGATATTCGTATTCAAATACCGCCAACTTGGAATGTTGATGGAACACTCGGAACGAAAAAAGAAAAAATTTACTTTGATTTAAAAAACGCAAAAATTTGGGACGATGCAGAGAGGACTTTTGTCTTCACTCAAAATGCAGAAGAAATAAGCATGGCAACACTCCAAGCTAAAGTTGGAAATGGAATAATCAAAGTTTCTGAACTCGAAAATAAAAGTGTTTAA
- a CDS encoding CsbA family protein: MDQIISALIFPCLLVILFARITYNRYVALLLMVILIAASAKLGYTSSYWLIIIDAFSMTIGFVLATYMLQRLKKSGSDF; encoded by the coding sequence ATGGATCAAATTATATCTGCACTTATTTTTCCTTGTTTGCTCGTTATCCTTTTTGCGCGAATCACCTATAATCGTTATGTGGCACTACTACTCATGGTGATTTTAATTGCTGCATCTGCTAAGTTAGGCTATACAAGTTCCTATTGGTTAATTATCATTGATGCTTTTTCGATGACAATTGGTTTTGTTCTTGCCACCTATATGCTACAACGTCTGAAAAAGAGCGGCAGTGATTTTTAA
- a CDS encoding DUF4097 family beta strand repeat-containing protein encodes MENERKRILELVKQGIISTEEALTLLENISKKEGKSVAKENIRRSTAPTEEVEEAPEEEPTYDYSKGWNNQGNPYTAPKRRQRRPEPRVDNDETQQEERQENTSKDRDESMRNMVNDLSQAGEKIGSFLNSAFKQVKDMPFPFLTSTKIERDFVYHDTTLSILEFEIANGNVEFKPSDSDDIKVHAMIKLFKEYPEDEALKIFFDKTTLRVDEETLRFESTSKQIVTNLTVYLPRREYDYVSVKMLNGNFHLDELSGRDLFVKTTNGNISIGTLNATLAEIESINGNVRIQNGEIRDVALKTFNGNVAAKGNYYSTNLQTKNGNVHYQLTGNEATFLKAKTGAGNIEVLVPSAIGVDGRFHTNLGKLLLDLKDAEVLESKTESVSKSIVFTKLPDAVDSSLKIEAEATTGSVKIREAK; translated from the coding sequence ATGGAAAACGAACGCAAACGTATTCTAGAATTAGTCAAACAAGGTATTATTTCCACAGAAGAAGCACTTACACTACTTGAAAACATTTCTAAAAAAGAAGGTAAATCAGTTGCCAAAGAAAATATTCGTCGTTCTACAGCACCAACAGAAGAAGTAGAAGAAGCGCCTGAAGAAGAACCAACATACGATTATAGTAAAGGTTGGAATAATCAAGGCAATCCATACACAGCTCCAAAGAGACGCCAAAGACGCCCGGAACCGCGTGTGGATAATGATGAAACACAACAAGAAGAACGCCAAGAAAACACTTCAAAAGATCGTGACGAATCCATGCGTAATATGGTTAATGACCTATCCCAGGCTGGTGAAAAAATCGGTTCATTCTTAAATAGTGCATTCAAACAAGTGAAAGATATGCCATTCCCATTTTTAACATCTACAAAAATCGAACGTGACTTTGTTTACCACGATACAACACTTTCAATATTAGAATTTGAAATAGCGAACGGAAATGTAGAATTTAAGCCATCAGACTCTGATGATATCAAAGTTCATGCGATGATTAAGCTATTCAAAGAGTATCCAGAAGATGAAGCACTGAAAATCTTCTTTGATAAAACTACTTTACGCGTAGATGAAGAAACATTGCGTTTTGAGTCTACCTCTAAACAAATTGTTACAAATTTAACTGTTTACTTGCCTCGTCGGGAGTATGATTATGTATCTGTTAAAATGCTTAATGGTAACTTCCACCTAGATGAATTATCAGGTCGAGATTTATTTGTTAAAACAACAAACGGAAATATAAGTATCGGAACATTAAATGCTACCCTTGCAGAAATCGAATCTATCAATGGGAATGTCCGTATCCAAAATGGCGAAATTCGTGATGTTGCGCTTAAAACTTTCAATGGTAATGTCGCAGCAAAAGGTAACTACTACTCCACTAACTTACAAACAAAGAATGGGAATGTGCATTATCAATTAACTGGTAATGAAGCAACCTTTTTAAAAGCGAAAACAGGCGCGGGGAATATTGAAGTTCTTGTACCTAGCGCAATTGGTGTAGATGGACGTTTTCATACAAACCTAGGTAAATTACTGTTAGATCTAAAAGACGCAGAAGTACTAGAATCTAAAACGGAGTCGGTAAGCAAATCTATCGTATTTACTAAGTTACCAGATGCAGTTGATTCTTCCCTTAAAATCGAAGCAGAAGCCACAACTGGTTCCGTGAAAATCCGTGAAGCAAAATAA
- the uvrB gene encoding excinuclease ABC subunit UvrB has product MRDKFELVSKYSPQGDQPRAIEQLVSGLRKGLKHQTLLGATGTGKTFTVSNVIQEVNKPTLVMAHNKTLAGQLYSEFKEFFPNNAVEYFVSYYDYYQPEAYVPQSDTYIEKDASINDEIDKLRHSATAALFERRDVIIIASVSCIYGLGSPIEYGEMLVSLRVGMEISRDQLLRKLVDIQYDRNDIDFQRGRFRVRGDVVEIFPASRDEHCMRVEFFGDEIERIREVDALTGEIIGEREHVSIFPASHFVTRPDIMKKAIINIKAELEDRLKVLRADNKLLEAQRLEQRTNYDLEMMEEMGYCSGIENYSRHLSLRPAGVTPYTLLDYFPDDFQMVIDESHVTMPQIRGMFNGDQARKQMLVDHGFRLPSALDNRPLRLEEFEKHINQIMFISATPGPYELEKNPDVIEQIIRPTGLLDPIVEIRPIQGQIDDLMDEINDRVEKNERVLITTLTKKMSEDLTNYLKEAGVKVQYLHSEVKTLERIEIIRDLRLGVYDVIVGINLLREGIDLPEVSLVAILDADKEGFLRSERSLIQTMGRAARNENGRVIMYADKMTDSMRNSISETERRRKIQIEYNEKHGITPMTIKKEIRGIIAATSAADEREAIKQHDLSKMSKKERDVFIEGMEHEMKEAAKALDFERAAELRDALLEIKAEG; this is encoded by the coding sequence TTGAGGGATAAATTTGAGTTAGTTTCTAAGTACAGTCCACAAGGAGACCAACCTAGAGCGATTGAACAATTAGTATCAGGCTTAAGAAAAGGCTTGAAACATCAAACCTTGCTTGGGGCAACCGGTACAGGGAAAACTTTTACCGTATCTAATGTCATTCAAGAGGTAAATAAGCCGACGCTTGTTATGGCTCACAATAAAACATTAGCAGGTCAATTATATAGTGAATTTAAAGAGTTCTTTCCAAATAATGCAGTAGAATATTTTGTTAGCTATTATGACTATTACCAACCAGAAGCCTATGTTCCACAAAGTGATACCTACATTGAAAAAGATGCAAGTATTAATGACGAAATCGATAAGCTACGTCACTCAGCAACTGCTGCACTTTTTGAACGCCGAGATGTTATTATCATCGCCAGTGTATCTTGTATTTATGGTTTAGGTTCGCCAATTGAATATGGAGAAATGCTTGTCTCGCTTCGTGTTGGAATGGAAATTAGTCGTGATCAGCTGCTACGAAAATTAGTAGATATTCAGTATGACCGCAATGATATTGATTTCCAGCGTGGCCGTTTCCGCGTTCGTGGTGATGTAGTGGAGATATTCCCGGCATCACGTGATGAACACTGTATGCGTGTAGAATTTTTTGGTGATGAAATTGAACGTATAAGAGAAGTGGATGCGTTGACTGGTGAGATCATCGGCGAACGAGAACATGTTTCGATTTTCCCAGCATCTCACTTTGTTACTCGCCCAGATATCATGAAAAAAGCGATTATTAATATAAAAGCGGAATTAGAAGATCGCCTAAAAGTTTTGCGAGCAGACAATAAGTTACTTGAAGCGCAACGACTTGAACAGCGAACCAATTATGATTTAGAAATGATGGAAGAAATGGGCTATTGTTCTGGAATCGAAAACTATTCTCGTCATCTATCCCTTCGTCCAGCAGGAGTTACCCCATATACGCTGCTTGATTATTTTCCAGATGATTTCCAAATGGTAATCGATGAGTCGCATGTAACGATGCCACAAATTCGTGGGATGTTCAATGGTGACCAAGCGAGAAAACAAATGTTAGTAGACCACGGTTTTAGATTACCGAGTGCGCTAGATAACCGTCCACTTCGATTAGAAGAATTTGAAAAACATATTAATCAAATCATGTTTATATCGGCTACACCTGGCCCATATGAACTCGAAAAAAATCCAGATGTCATTGAGCAAATTATCCGCCCGACTGGACTACTTGATCCAATTGTTGAAATTCGTCCGATTCAAGGTCAAATTGATGATTTAATGGATGAAATTAACGATAGAGTAGAAAAAAATGAGCGAGTCTTAATTACTACTTTAACGAAAAAAATGTCTGAGGATTTAACTAACTATCTAAAAGAAGCAGGGGTAAAGGTTCAATATCTACATTCGGAAGTAAAAACGTTAGAACGAATCGAAATCATTCGCGACTTACGATTAGGTGTTTACGATGTTATTGTCGGAATTAATCTATTGCGTGAAGGAATCGATTTACCAGAAGTGTCCCTTGTTGCCATTTTGGATGCCGATAAGGAGGGTTTCCTTCGTTCGGAACGTTCGCTAATTCAAACAATGGGTCGTGCTGCGCGTAATGAAAATGGTCGAGTTATCATGTATGCTGACAAAATGACCGATTCGATGCGCAACTCTATTAGTGAAACAGAACGTCGTCGTAAAATTCAAATCGAGTATAACGAAAAGCATGGCATTACACCAATGACCATTAAGAAAGAAATCCGTGGTATCATAGCAGCAACTTCTGCCGCAGATGAAAGAGAAGCAATTAAACAGCACGACTTAAGTAAAATGTCTAAGAAAGAACGGGATGTCTTCATTGAAGGTATGGAACATGAAATGAAAGAAGCGGCCAAAGCACTTGATTTTGAACGTGCTGCCGAATTGCGTGATGCTTTACTGGAAATAAAAGCGGAAGGATGA
- a CDS encoding PspC domain-containing protein, whose amino-acid sequence MKKLYKSSSQKMISGVCGGLAEYFGIEVTIVRLIWVGLTLFFGSGILLYIIAAIIIPKATPESEWE is encoded by the coding sequence ATGAAAAAGCTATATAAATCTTCTTCACAAAAAATGATTAGTGGTGTCTGTGGTGGACTTGCAGAGTATTTTGGTATTGAAGTAACGATTGTTCGTTTAATCTGGGTAGGTCTAACATTATTCTTTGGCTCAGGGATTCTTCTTTACATTATCGCTGCAATCATAATTCCGAAAGCAACCCCTGAATCTGAATGGGAGTGA
- a CDS encoding HD domain-containing protein, producing MGIHQYFQSLSDLENIYRCPGKFKYQEHSVAEHSYKVTSIAQFFGAVEEEAGNEVNWRALYEKALNHDYSELFIGDIKTPVKYATTELREMLSEVEESMTKNFIEREIPKTFQPIYRHLLKEGKDSTLEGKILAISDKVDLLYESFGEIQKGNPENIFVEIYSEALATIYEYREMESVKYFLREILPDMLAEKGIEKTELPQLTTEITTKALRDA from the coding sequence ATGGGAATTCATCAATATTTCCAAAGTTTATCTGATTTAGAAAACATTTATCGTTGCCCAGGAAAATTTAAATATCAAGAACATTCAGTTGCAGAACATTCCTACAAAGTGACTTCCATCGCCCAGTTTTTCGGAGCAGTAGAAGAAGAAGCTGGCAATGAAGTAAATTGGCGTGCACTATATGAAAAAGCGTTAAACCATGATTATTCTGAGTTATTCATTGGTGATATAAAAACTCCAGTGAAATACGCAACGACAGAGTTACGAGAAATGCTTTCAGAAGTGGAAGAAAGTATGACCAAAAACTTTATCGAACGAGAAATCCCTAAAACATTCCAGCCTATTTATCGCCATTTATTGAAAGAAGGAAAAGATAGCACGCTAGAAGGGAAAATCTTAGCAATTTCTGATAAAGTGGATTTATTGTACGAATCCTTTGGCGAAATTCAAAAGGGAAATCCGGAAAATATTTTTGTGGAAATTTATAGCGAGGCGCTTGCAACGATTTATGAATATCGCGAAATGGAGAGCGTTAAGTACTTTTTACGTGAAATTTTGCCAGATATGCTTGCTGAAAAAGGAATCGAAAAAACAGAGTTACCTCAATTAACAACTGAAATAACGACGAAAGCATTGCGTGACGCGTAA
- a CDS encoding phage holin family protein — protein sequence MRWIIGVIINSVLFVALSGFFTSFHVDGFTTAILASFILAILNMLIRPILLLLTLPINIFTLGLFTFVINALMLELTTFFIGDSFQFDSFGTALIIAAIMAFANMIINSVLWSKNEH from the coding sequence ATGCGTTGGATTATTGGCGTAATCATCAACTCGGTACTTTTTGTAGCATTATCAGGATTCTTTACAAGTTTTCACGTAGACGGATTCACAACAGCGATACTAGCCAGTTTTATATTAGCGATTCTTAATATGCTAATTCGCCCTATCTTACTGCTTTTGACTTTACCGATTAATATTTTCACATTAGGGCTATTTACATTTGTTATTAATGCACTGATGCTTGAACTAACAACTTTCTTTATTGGAGATTCCTTCCAATTCGATAGTTTTGGGACAGCACTTATTATCGCTGCGATTATGGCATTTGCGAATATGATTATCAATTCTGTTTTATGGAGTAAAAATGAGCATTAA
- the uvrA gene encoding excinuclease ABC subunit UvrA gives MNKDKIVIQGARAHNLKNIDLEIPRDKLVVMTGLSGSGKSSLAFDTIYAEGQRRYVESLSAYARQFLGQMDKPDVDLIEGLSPAISIDQKTTSRNPRSTVGTVTEIHDYLRLLYARVGHPVCPNHGIEITSQTIEQMVDRVLEYPEKTRIQIMAPIVSGKKGTHKKTIEEIKKEGYVRIRVDGEIYDINDEMEIEKNKKHSIEIIIDRIVIKEGINTRLYDSIEAALRLADGYAVVDIMGDKELLFSEHYACPYCGFSVGELEPRMFSFNSPFGACPTCDGLGTKLEVDVDTVIPDRSLSLNEGAIIPWRPISSQYYPQMLASACKEFGIDMDKPLEKLSKEDLDIILNGSKEKEFYFEYKNDFGMTRETWIPFEGILPNIERRYRETNSDFTRDQMAQYMTDLPCPSCKGYRLKEETLSVKVNDHHIGQISEFSINEALAFFDGLELSEKETQIAAPIFKEVRARLGFLKNVGLDYLTMSRAAGTLSGGEAQRIRLATQIGSRLTGVLYILDEPSIGLHQRDNDRLISTLQSMRDIGNTLIVVEHDEDTMMAADYLIDIGPGAGEHGGRIVAAGTPEEVAKNKDSITGDYLSGKKFIPVPAIRRKGNGLELEIIGAKANNLKNVNAKIPLATFSCVTGVSGSGKSSLVNEVLRKALARKLNRNHAKPGEHKEIKGIENLEKIINIDQSPIGRTPRSNPATYTGAFDDIRDLFASTNEAKVRGYKKGRFSFNVKGGRCEACKGDGIIKIEMHFLPDVYVPCEVCHGKRYNGETLDIRYKGKNIAEVLEMTVEEGLEYFTNQPRIARKLQTIVDVGLGYIRLGQPATTLSGGEAQRVKLASELHKRSNGKSFYILDEPTTGLHADDIGRLLKVLQRLVEENGDTVLVIEHNLDVIKQADYLIDLGPEGGDGGGQIIATGTPEKIARSKKSYTGKYLKPILERDKERTAAKITSVQEK, from the coding sequence TTGAATAAAGACAAAATAGTAATTCAAGGTGCACGAGCCCATAATTTAAAAAACATCGATTTAGAAATCCCAAGAGATAAGTTAGTTGTTATGACTGGATTATCCGGATCAGGTAAATCTTCGCTAGCTTTTGATACCATTTATGCGGAGGGGCAAAGACGCTATGTAGAGTCGTTGTCTGCTTATGCACGCCAATTTTTAGGACAGATGGATAAACCAGATGTGGACTTAATTGAAGGTCTTAGTCCAGCTATTTCTATTGACCAAAAAACAACTAGTCGTAATCCACGTTCTACAGTTGGAACAGTAACAGAAATCCATGATTACTTGCGACTGCTTTATGCTCGAGTTGGACATCCAGTTTGTCCTAACCACGGCATCGAAATCACTTCTCAAACCATCGAACAAATGGTGGATCGTGTACTGGAATATCCAGAAAAAACACGTATCCAAATTATGGCGCCCATCGTTTCTGGCAAAAAAGGCACACACAAAAAAACTATCGAAGAAATTAAAAAAGAAGGTTATGTAAGAATCCGGGTTGACGGAGAAATATATGACATCAATGACGAAATGGAAATCGAAAAAAACAAAAAGCATTCTATCGAAATAATCATCGACCGTATTGTCATTAAAGAAGGAATAAATACTCGTTTGTATGATTCAATAGAAGCTGCTCTTCGCCTAGCAGATGGTTATGCAGTGGTGGATATCATGGGTGATAAGGAATTACTATTTAGTGAACATTATGCTTGTCCATATTGTGGTTTCTCAGTTGGAGAATTAGAACCACGAATGTTCTCTTTTAATAGCCCGTTTGGTGCTTGCCCAACTTGTGATGGATTAGGAACCAAGCTAGAAGTTGATGTAGATACTGTTATTCCAGATAGAAGCTTATCACTAAATGAAGGGGCAATTATCCCTTGGCGTCCAATCAGCTCTCAGTACTACCCACAAATGTTAGCTTCTGCTTGTAAAGAGTTTGGAATTGATATGGATAAGCCACTTGAAAAACTATCTAAAGAAGATTTAGATATTATTTTGAATGGCTCAAAAGAGAAAGAGTTTTATTTCGAATACAAAAATGATTTTGGTATGACACGCGAAACCTGGATTCCGTTCGAAGGGATACTTCCTAATATCGAACGTCGCTACCGGGAAACAAACTCTGACTTCACGCGCGACCAAATGGCACAATATATGACAGATTTACCTTGCCCATCTTGTAAAGGCTATCGCTTAAAAGAAGAGACACTTTCAGTCAAAGTAAATGATCATCATATTGGACAAATCAGTGAATTCTCGATTAACGAAGCGCTAGCATTTTTTGATGGTCTAGAGCTCTCTGAAAAAGAAACACAAATTGCTGCTCCAATTTTCAAAGAAGTTCGTGCTCGACTAGGGTTCTTAAAAAATGTGGGCTTAGATTACTTGACGATGAGTCGCGCTGCAGGAACACTTTCAGGTGGGGAAGCACAGCGTATCAGACTAGCAACCCAAATTGGTTCGAGATTAACGGGTGTCCTTTATATTCTTGATGAACCATCGATTGGACTTCATCAGCGTGATAATGACCGTTTAATTAGTACATTACAAAGCATGCGTGACATTGGTAATACACTTATTGTGGTTGAGCACGATGAAGACACCATGATGGCGGCTGACTATTTGATTGATATTGGACCTGGCGCAGGCGAACATGGCGGTCGGATTGTTGCTGCGGGAACTCCAGAAGAAGTCGCGAAAAATAAGGATTCCATTACTGGTGATTATCTATCTGGCAAAAAATTCATCCCAGTTCCAGCAATTCGTAGAAAAGGAAATGGTCTTGAATTAGAAATAATCGGTGCAAAAGCCAATAATTTAAAAAATGTTAATGCTAAAATCCCGCTGGCAACATTCTCATGTGTCACAGGTGTTTCTGGTTCTGGTAAAAGCTCACTTGTAAATGAAGTACTTCGAAAAGCGCTAGCGAGAAAGCTAAATAGAAATCATGCTAAACCTGGGGAACACAAAGAAATCAAAGGCATTGAAAACTTGGAAAAAATCATTAACATTGATCAATCTCCAATTGGCAGAACCCCACGCTCAAATCCGGCGACTTATACAGGTGCATTTGATGATATTCGGGATCTTTTTGCAAGCACCAATGAAGCGAAAGTTCGTGGCTATAAAAAAGGTCGTTTCAGCTTCAACGTAAAAGGCGGTCGCTGTGAAGCTTGTAAGGGTGACGGAATCATCAAAATTGAAATGCACTTTTTACCTGATGTATACGTACCTTGCGAAGTTTGTCATGGGAAACGCTACAATGGTGAAACATTAGATATCCGTTACAAAGGGAAAAATATTGCAGAAGTTTTAGAAATGACAGTAGAAGAAGGGCTGGAGTATTTTACAAACCAACCTAGGATTGCTCGGAAACTGCAAACAATTGTAGATGTGGGGCTTGGATATATTCGCCTTGGTCAACCCGCAACCACACTATCGGGCGGTGAAGCACAACGGGTTAAGCTGGCCTCTGAACTTCATAAACGGAGTAACGGAAAATCATTCTATATTCTTGACGAACCAACAACTGGTTTGCATGCGGATGACATTGGCAGGCTTTTAAAAGTGCTCCAAAGGCTTGTAGAAGAAAATGGAGATACAGTCCTTGTAATCGAGCATAATCTAGATGTTATCAAACAAGCTGATTATTTGATTGACTTAGGACCTGAAGGCGGCGATGGTGGGGGCCAAATTATTGCAACTGGAACTCCTGAAAAAATTGCTCGTTCCAAAAAATCATACACAGGTAAATACTTAAAACCCATTTTAGAACGTGATAAAGAAAGAACGGCAGCAAAAATCACTTCTGTCCAAGAAAAATAA